One window from the genome of Haloprofundus halobius encodes:
- a CDS encoding M28 family peptidase, with protein sequence MTRLPDTVVGDAQTSTFGWETLRSLVDVGNRMAGQEGEKAGAAVVADAFERAGLREIEIDEFDIPGWWRGSSALELRGSHPRRHESQHDVLALPGSPSGTVSGPVVDVGDGTYEEFDAVGDDLEGAVALVSSDTPENTDRWLHRMEKYVNAADHGAVGFLFRNHIEGSLPPTGEVGYHNRPGPIPAIGVSKEVGERLVRYADEQAEFVVELDVDCRNEPAKSRNVEGVLGPADADREVLVTAHVDAHDIADGANDNGAGSALVAEIGRLLAQVESDLDSRVRFVTFGSEEVGLWGAYHFAESHDLDSVKCVLNIDGPANSRNVRVGTNGFESMGEAFETVGEELDVPIRSGDTISPHGDQWAFVQEGVPAVMATSTSEQSGRGWGHTHADTLDKLDPRDLRDVATIFASTASHLASDDVETPHKTRREIRDSIDAGYVTELKMGGRWPYDDDARSGAGEN encoded by the coding sequence ATGACACGACTTCCCGACACCGTCGTCGGCGACGCACAGACCAGCACGTTCGGCTGGGAGACGCTCCGGTCGCTCGTCGACGTCGGCAATCGAATGGCCGGACAGGAAGGCGAGAAAGCGGGCGCGGCGGTCGTCGCCGACGCGTTCGAGCGCGCGGGACTCCGCGAGATCGAGATAGACGAGTTTGACATCCCCGGGTGGTGGCGCGGCAGTTCCGCGCTCGAACTCCGCGGGTCGCATCCGCGTCGACACGAGAGTCAACACGACGTGCTGGCGCTGCCGGGGTCGCCCTCGGGGACGGTCTCGGGGCCGGTCGTCGACGTCGGCGACGGCACCTACGAGGAGTTCGACGCCGTCGGCGACGATCTGGAGGGCGCGGTCGCGCTCGTCTCCAGCGACACGCCCGAGAACACCGACCGGTGGCTCCACCGCATGGAGAAGTACGTCAACGCCGCCGACCACGGCGCGGTCGGCTTCCTCTTTCGCAACCACATCGAGGGGTCGCTGCCGCCGACCGGCGAGGTCGGTTACCACAACCGGCCGGGGCCGATTCCGGCCATCGGCGTCTCCAAGGAGGTCGGCGAACGCCTCGTCCGCTACGCCGACGAACAGGCGGAGTTCGTCGTCGAACTCGACGTCGACTGCCGGAACGAACCCGCGAAATCGAGAAACGTCGAGGGCGTCCTGGGTCCCGCCGACGCCGACCGGGAGGTGCTCGTCACGGCGCACGTCGACGCCCACGACATCGCCGACGGCGCGAACGACAACGGCGCGGGGTCGGCGCTCGTCGCCGAGATCGGGCGGTTGCTCGCACAGGTCGAGTCCGACCTCGACTCCCGCGTCCGGTTCGTCACGTTCGGCTCCGAGGAGGTCGGTCTCTGGGGGGCGTACCACTTCGCGGAGAGTCACGACCTCGATTCGGTGAAGTGCGTGCTCAACATCGACGGCCCGGCGAACTCCCGGAACGTCCGCGTGGGTACCAACGGCTTCGAGTCGATGGGCGAGGCGTTCGAGACGGTCGGCGAGGAACTCGACGTGCCGATTCGGTCGGGCGACACCATCTCGCCGCACGGCGACCAGTGGGCGTTCGTCCAGGAGGGCGTCCCCGCGGTGATGGCCACCTCGACCTCCGAGCAGAGCGGCCGCGGGTGGGGCCACACCCACGCCGACACGCTGGACAAACTCGACCCGCGCGACCTGCGCGACGTGGCGACCATCTTCGCGAGTACGGCCTCCCACCTCGCGAGCGACGACGTGGAGACGCCGCACAAGACGCGCCGCGAGATTCGCGACAGCATCGACGCCGGCTACGTCACCGAACTGAAGATGGGCGGGCGCTGGCCGTACGACGACGACGCCCGGAGCGGCGCGGGTGAGAACTGA
- a CDS encoding peptidase, giving the protein MTLLLTGYEPFGDHDENPTQTLVEKLDGATVSGEEIVGRVLPVEYAVAADEMATLVADYEPEVVVSTGLAAGRAAVSVERIGINTNDCGGVADNADAEPRNERIDADGADAYFATLPVVSVVESLLDAGIPARVSNTAGTHLCNNILYNTRALVEREGLEIPVGFVHVPLTPTMAAEKASEGEATAGGAVKSSLPLDLQKRAVELTFQTTLDGSAVELRCDWTCALILRQPPSPRSV; this is encoded by the coding sequence ATGACGCTGCTGCTCACCGGCTACGAACCGTTCGGCGACCACGACGAGAACCCGACGCAGACGCTCGTCGAGAAACTCGACGGCGCGACCGTCTCGGGAGAGGAAATCGTCGGGCGCGTCCTGCCGGTCGAGTACGCCGTCGCCGCCGACGAGATGGCGACGCTCGTCGCGGACTACGAGCCCGAAGTCGTCGTCTCGACGGGACTCGCGGCCGGCCGTGCCGCCGTCTCCGTCGAACGAATCGGCATCAACACGAACGACTGCGGCGGCGTCGCCGACAACGCTGACGCAGAACCCCGGAACGAACGCATCGACGCCGACGGCGCGGACGCGTACTTCGCGACGCTCCCCGTGGTGTCGGTCGTCGAGTCGCTCTTGGACGCCGGAATCCCGGCGCGCGTCTCGAACACGGCGGGGACGCACCTCTGCAACAACATCCTCTACAACACGCGGGCGCTCGTGGAGCGCGAGGGGCTGGAGATCCCCGTCGGGTTCGTCCACGTGCCGCTGACGCCGACGATGGCCGCTGAGAAAGCGAGTGAGGGCGAAGCGACGGCGGGCGGGGCGGTGAAATCGAGTCTCCCGCTTGACCTGCAGAAGCGCGCGGTCGAACTGACGTTCCAGACGACGCTCGACGGCTCAGCCGTCGAACTGAGGTGCGACTGGACGTGCGCGCTCATTCTTCGTCAGCCGCCGAGTCCTCGAAGCGTCTGA
- a CDS encoding ABC transporter permease, producing the protein MSVVEYAGRRRVRLVGLAVVAALAVGVVATVAFDVPLDRIFTVGYVARSMELAAPITLAAIGGLYAEKSGVFNIGLEGFMIFGAFFAAVGTYFAGGSGAVHAWAGIAFATALTTVLAVLFAVLLIRYKADQIVAGLGVWFIALGLAPFTASVIWGSRNSPRIPSVGRLTVPGLSEIPYLGRIVFDQSPLVWLTALVVVGSWVFLYRTNYGYWIQAAGENPEALDTAGIDVNRVRYATVIFSGAMAGLGGAVLLAHSSSFVGTGQTMVDGRGWLGIVAYLFGNYNPIGAAAAALLFGGVDMLQGQLQTLNIELSAKLLELLPYIVVIVVLGGWGKTRVPASVGEPYETKD; encoded by the coding sequence ATGAGCGTCGTCGAGTACGCCGGTCGCAGACGAGTCAGGCTGGTCGGCCTCGCCGTCGTCGCGGCGCTCGCCGTCGGCGTGGTGGCGACGGTCGCGTTCGACGTCCCGCTCGACCGCATCTTCACGGTCGGGTACGTCGCCCGGTCGATGGAGTTGGCAGCCCCCATCACGCTCGCGGCGATTGGCGGCCTGTACGCCGAGAAGAGCGGCGTGTTCAACATTGGGCTCGAGGGGTTCATGATATTCGGCGCGTTCTTCGCGGCGGTCGGGACGTACTTCGCGGGCGGTAGCGGGGCCGTCCACGCGTGGGCCGGAATCGCGTTCGCGACGGCGCTCACGACGGTGCTGGCGGTGCTGTTCGCCGTCCTGTTGATTCGGTACAAGGCCGACCAAATCGTCGCCGGCCTCGGCGTTTGGTTCATCGCTCTCGGCCTCGCACCGTTTACGGCGTCCGTTATCTGGGGGTCCAGAAACAGCCCCCGAATCCCCAGCGTCGGGCGGCTGACCGTGCCGGGTCTCAGCGAGATACCGTATCTCGGGCGAATCGTCTTCGACCAGTCGCCGCTCGTGTGGCTCACCGCCCTTGTCGTGGTCGGCTCGTGGGTGTTCCTCTACCGAACGAACTACGGCTACTGGATTCAGGCGGCGGGTGAGAACCCGGAGGCGCTCGATACAGCCGGTATCGACGTCAACCGCGTTCGCTACGCGACGGTGATATTCTCGGGGGCGATGGCGGGCCTCGGCGGTGCCGTGTTACTCGCACACAGTTCGTCGTTCGTCGGTACCGGCCAAACCATGGTCGACGGTCGCGGATGGCTCGGCATCGTCGCCTATCTGTTCGGGAACTACAATCCGATCGGTGCGGCCGCAGCGGCGCTTCTCTTCGGCGGGGTCGACATGCTGCAGGGACAGCTTCAAACGCTGAACATCGAGCTCTCTGCCAAGTTGCTGGAGCTGCTCCCGTACATCGTCGTTATCGTCGTACTCGGTGGGTGGGGGAAGACGCGGGTTCCCGCTTCCGTCGGCGAGCCGTACGAGACGAAGGACTGA
- a CDS encoding BMP family lipoprotein, with protein sequence MAGAAAVGGLSLSGCLSGGGGGGGGGGGYQITIISSPAGFDDQAFNDNALSGLEDAAEEWDIDINQVEETNQGAYAERQADAAEAGPDLIVLVADQHTDPLRENAPEYPDVNWMLINNVVEEPNVSGWIEMNHEMSFLAGVGAGTLTHEEIEHEGSSTNPDESTVGFVGGEEIPLIKAFEASYIQGVEWVDDSIEVLTGYGGSFSDPSGVNDQAVSQFDSGADIVWHAASAAGEGAFQAADDSNRFAIGVDSDQSVAFDSYQDVILGSAIKALNEATYEVAKAVVNDEWDSVQGEQNLSTEGGQIDWVTGQAFDGDMPDSLDQNIQDAKDAIINGEIDFECGPTGC encoded by the coding sequence GTGGCAGGAGCAGCGGCGGTCGGCGGATTATCGCTGTCCGGTTGTCTGAGCGGCGGCGGAGGCGGCGGTGGAGGCGGCGGCGGGTACCAGATAACGATTATTTCGAGTCCAGCGGGCTTCGACGACCAAGCGTTCAACGACAACGCGCTCTCGGGACTCGAAGACGCGGCCGAGGAGTGGGACATCGACATCAATCAGGTCGAGGAGACGAACCAAGGCGCGTACGCCGAGCGGCAGGCCGACGCCGCCGAAGCCGGCCCCGACCTGATAGTGCTGGTCGCCGACCAGCACACGGACCCACTGCGGGAAAACGCCCCCGAGTACCCCGACGTCAACTGGATGCTCATCAACAACGTCGTCGAGGAACCCAACGTCTCGGGATGGATCGAGATGAACCACGAGATGTCGTTCCTCGCCGGTGTCGGTGCCGGGACGCTGACGCACGAAGAGATCGAACACGAGGGGAGTTCGACGAACCCCGACGAGAGCACCGTCGGCTTCGTCGGCGGTGAGGAGATTCCCCTCATCAAGGCGTTCGAAGCGTCGTACATACAGGGCGTCGAGTGGGTGGACGACAGCATCGAGGTGCTCACCGGCTACGGCGGCAGTTTCAGCGATCCATCGGGCGTCAACGACCAGGCCGTTTCGCAGTTCGATAGCGGGGCCGACATCGTCTGGCACGCGGCGTCGGCCGCAGGCGAAGGGGCGTTCCAAGCCGCGGACGATAGCAACCGGTTCGCGATCGGCGTCGACAGCGACCAGTCGGTCGCGTTCGACAGCTATCAGGACGTCATCCTCGGTTCCGCCATCAAAGCTCTCAACGAGGCGACGTACGAGGTCGCGAAAGCCGTCGTCAACGACGAGTGGGATAGCGTACAGGGAGAACAGAACCTCTCCACGGAAGGCGGACAGATCGACTGGGTGACCGGCCAGGCGTTCGACGGCGACATGCCCGACTCGCTCGATCAGAACATCCAGGACGCGAAGGACGCCATCATCAACGGCGAGATCGACTTCGAGTGTGGTCCGACCGGGTGCTAG
- a CDS encoding ABC transporter permease, with product MFDATVLERFGIALVSILVAILLGLLMVAAAGHNPVVFLNNLIVGAIGSERMLARTLRLSTFFIVTGVAVAIAFRAGVFNIGVQGQFVVGGLACAMSILWAAPYLPSGGLGGVGLMLIGTVAAAVSGGLYGALPGVLKAYADANEIITTIMLNFIAIGAVSWLITNPFREAGSTNVQTEPLPASVGLPPVVFGESGFSVIGLVLTLALVAVVAVVMTRTRFGYDMMTSGYQASAAVYSGVDAKRNVVATMTFSGAVAGLASALFVIMYQGRFLEPASIHTYGYDAIAVSLLAANNPLGVVPAGLLFGGLNSATSYIQIYSDVPVQLIDGIVGIVILFVAVPELFRMAARRADYGGEDE from the coding sequence CTGTTCGACGCCACGGTGCTGGAACGCTTCGGCATCGCGCTCGTGTCGATACTCGTGGCGATTCTCCTCGGCCTCCTCATGGTCGCCGCCGCGGGGCACAATCCGGTAGTCTTCCTGAACAACTTGATCGTTGGAGCGATCGGAAGCGAGCGAATGCTGGCGCGAACGCTGCGACTATCGACGTTCTTCATCGTGACCGGCGTCGCCGTCGCGATCGCGTTCAGAGCGGGCGTATTCAACATCGGCGTCCAAGGCCAGTTCGTCGTCGGTGGACTCGCCTGCGCCATGTCCATACTTTGGGCGGCTCCGTACCTGCCGAGCGGGGGTCTCGGCGGGGTCGGTCTGATGCTCATCGGAACCGTCGCCGCCGCCGTCAGTGGCGGATTGTACGGCGCGCTCCCCGGCGTGTTGAAGGCGTACGCCGACGCGAACGAGATAATCACGACGATAATGCTGAATTTCATCGCAATCGGCGCCGTCAGTTGGCTGATTACGAACCCGTTCCGGGAGGCGGGATCGACGAACGTCCAGACCGAGCCGCTTCCGGCCAGCGTCGGACTCCCGCCGGTCGTCTTCGGCGAGTCGGGGTTCTCGGTCATCGGACTCGTCCTCACGCTCGCTCTCGTCGCGGTCGTCGCCGTCGTCATGACGCGAACACGCTTCGGCTACGACATGATGACGAGCGGCTACCAAGCGTCGGCCGCGGTGTACTCCGGCGTGGACGCGAAGCGAAACGTCGTCGCGACGATGACGTTCTCCGGTGCGGTCGCCGGACTCGCGAGCGCGCTCTTCGTCATTATGTACCAAGGGAGGTTTCTCGAACCGGCGAGTATCCACACGTACGGATACGACGCGATCGCGGTGAGTCTGCTCGCGGCGAACAATCCGCTCGGCGTCGTTCCGGCGGGGCTACTGTTCGGCGGCCTCAATTCGGCGACGTCGTACATTCAGATCTACAGTGACGTACCCGTTCAACTCATCGACGGTATCGTCGGAATCGTCATTCTCTTCGTGGCCGTTCCGGAACTGTTCCGCATGGCCGCACGCCGAGCCGATTACGGAGGTGAAGACGAATGA
- a CDS encoding HalOD1 output domain-containing protein produces the protein MRDTDQNSAETVSPEDTLDAPAAREMTDGGWTFATQAQYDPSDSRDLTTVIVSTIADAEDTAIVEIKNPPLYEVIDVAGIDDVLFDHSPITQNGTNSTVEFRYNDYKVSVETDGWVTVFRRFEDSAADEE, from the coding sequence ATGAGAGACACAGACCAGAACAGCGCCGAGACCGTCTCGCCCGAGGATACGCTCGACGCACCGGCGGCGAGGGAGATGACCGATGGCGGGTGGACGTTCGCGACTCAGGCTCAGTACGACCCCAGTGACTCCCGTGACCTCACGACGGTGATCGTCAGTACGATCGCCGACGCCGAGGACACCGCTATCGTCGAGATCAAGAATCCGCCGCTCTACGAGGTCATTGACGTCGCAGGCATCGACGACGTCCTGTTCGACCACTCTCCGATCACGCAGAACGGTACGAATTCGACCGTCGAGTTTCGGTACAACGACTACAAGGTGAGCGTCGAAACGGACGGCTGGGTGACAGTATTCAGACGCTTCGAGGACTCGGCGGCTGACGAAGAATGA
- a CDS encoding DUF7344 domain-containing protein, translated as MEDEPGQSEGGNEMQRNVDSYIRNARPPPAEVLEMEFVYEALAHPRRRYLCYSLLSNTRWTLWDLATKLVAWERDVPEADVTQSDRDEMYVSLYHAHVPKLVELHVVKFEDGATEEVIVADENAVQVLAVLEGAGASLDALQETHARSDYEED; from the coding sequence ATGGAGGACGAGCCGGGGCAATCGGAGGGTGGGAACGAGATGCAACGGAACGTCGACAGTTACATCCGGAACGCGCGTCCGCCCCCGGCGGAGGTTTTGGAGATGGAGTTCGTCTACGAGGCGCTGGCGCATCCGAGGCGACGCTACCTCTGTTACTCGCTCTTGTCTAACACTCGGTGGACGCTCTGGGATTTGGCGACGAAGCTCGTCGCTTGGGAGCGCGACGTTCCCGAAGCGGACGTCACCCAGTCCGACCGCGACGAGATGTACGTCTCGCTCTACCACGCCCACGTTCCGAAGTTGGTCGAGTTGCACGTCGTGAAGTTCGAGGACGGAGCGACCGAGGAGGTGATCGTTGCGGACGAGAACGCCGTTCAGGTGCTCGCAGTCCTGGAGGGCGCCGGGGCGAGTTTGGACGCGCTCCAAGAGACACACGCACGCAGCGACTACGAGGAGGACTGA
- a CDS encoding ABC transporter ATP-binding protein, which yields MTANSTPPAVRLVGITKRFDDVVANDSVDFTLEAGSIHALIGENGSGKTTLMSILYGLYDQNEGTIHVDGEERSFDTPRDAMDAGVGMIHQHFQLVMPMTVLQNVILGHEPVKNGFVDEERAREDIEAISARYGFDVGEHLDTPVRELDLGTRQRVEIVKSLYRGADILILDEPTAVLTPQEVDGLIELMEDLRADGRSLIFISHKLDEALAVADDITVLRDGNAVGTVSASETSEAELARMMVGRNVLFDSDARETTIGEPVLEAENLRVTGDRGLEKVSEVSLSVREGEILGIAGVQGNGQTELVEALTGLRTLSSGVVRFDGDDISAASRRDRIEAGIAYVPEDRHVEGLVMEYDLVENGLLGNQTIEPFANGGFLDWGAVREHTEEIIEEFDVQPPNPDSEAESLSGGNQQKFIVGRELGHDPDVLVASQPTRGVDIGSIEFIHERLTELRDEGLALVVVSSKLEEIQKLSDRIAVMYEGEFIDTVDPSEVTEEELGLLMAGQRLDDEGDASEDGGPEDKVSTGGMSGDESSSGAET from the coding sequence ATGACTGCGAACAGCACACCACCGGCCGTGAGATTAGTGGGAATCACCAAGCGGTTCGACGACGTCGTCGCGAACGACAGCGTCGATTTCACCCTAGAGGCGGGGTCGATTCACGCGCTCATCGGCGAGAACGGGTCCGGAAAGACCACGCTGATGAGCATTCTCTACGGTCTCTACGACCAGAACGAGGGGACGATACACGTCGACGGCGAGGAACGGTCGTTCGACACTCCGCGGGACGCGATGGACGCGGGAGTCGGCATGATTCACCAGCACTTCCAGCTCGTGATGCCGATGACCGTCCTGCAAAACGTCATTCTCGGCCACGAGCCGGTAAAGAACGGGTTCGTCGACGAAGAGCGCGCGCGAGAAGACATCGAAGCCATCAGCGCCCGCTACGGGTTCGACGTCGGCGAACATCTCGACACCCCCGTCAGGGAACTCGACCTCGGGACGAGACAGCGCGTCGAAATCGTCAAGAGTCTCTACCGCGGGGCCGACATCCTCATTCTCGACGAACCGACGGCCGTCCTCACGCCGCAGGAGGTGGACGGCCTCATCGAGCTCATGGAGGACCTCAGAGCGGACGGCCGCTCTCTCATCTTCATCTCGCACAAACTCGACGAAGCGTTGGCGGTCGCCGACGATATCACCGTTCTCCGCGACGGCAACGCGGTCGGGACGGTATCCGCTTCCGAGACGTCCGAGGCGGAACTCGCACGGATGATGGTCGGTCGAAACGTCCTGTTCGATAGCGACGCCCGCGAGACGACGATCGGTGAACCGGTCCTCGAAGCCGAGAATCTCCGGGTCACCGGAGACCGCGGCCTCGAAAAGGTCTCGGAGGTGAGTCTCTCGGTCAGGGAGGGCGAAATTCTCGGCATCGCGGGGGTTCAGGGGAACGGACAGACCGAGTTGGTCGAAGCCCTCACGGGTCTCCGAACCCTCAGTTCGGGCGTCGTCCGATTCGACGGCGACGACATCTCGGCGGCGTCGAGGCGCGACCGAATCGAGGCGGGTATCGCCTACGTTCCCGAAGACCGCCACGTCGAGGGGCTGGTGATGGAGTACGACCTGGTCGAAAACGGACTGCTCGGAAATCAGACGATAGAGCCGTTCGCGAACGGCGGCTTCCTCGATTGGGGGGCCGTTCGTGAACACACCGAGGAGATCATTGAGGAGTTCGACGTGCAACCGCCGAACCCCGACAGCGAAGCGGAGTCCCTGTCGGGCGGAAACCAACAGAAGTTCATCGTCGGTCGGGAGCTCGGCCATGACCCGGACGTGTTGGTCGCCTCCCAACCGACTCGCGGCGTGGATATCGGGTCGATAGAGTTCATTCACGAACGGTTGACCGAACTCCGCGACGAGGGACTCGCGCTCGTCGTCGTCTCCTCGAAGTTGGAGGAAATCCAGAAGCTCTCGGACCGAATCGCGGTCATGTACGAAGGCGAGTTCATCGACACGGTGGACCCGAGCGAAGTGACCGAGGAGGAACTCGGCCTCCTGATGGCCGGACAACGCCTCGACGACGAGGGCGACGCGTCCGAGGACGGAGGCCCCGAGGACAAGGTGTCTACGGGCGGGATGTCCGGAGACGAGTCGAGCAGCGGGGCCGAGACGTGA
- a CDS encoding DUF7503 family protein, which produces MSQNDSGMANYLKNNPRMIGVVFTMMLLLSQAGNAVAAATGNVSGP; this is translated from the coding sequence ATGAGCCAGAACGACTCTGGAATGGCGAACTACCTCAAAAACAACCCCCGGATGATCGGCGTCGTCTTCACGATGATGCTGCTGCTCTCGCAGGCAGGAAACGCGGTTGCGGCGGCGACTGGGAACGTTTCCGGACCCTAA
- a CDS encoding carotenoid oxygenase family protein encodes MSGDHRLGLRPTTTEYTDEPLRVDGEIPSWLDGTLVRNGPGSFTVGDRRVNHWFDGLAMLRRFRIEDGEVRYTNRFLRSRQFRHVREHDSLRFREFGTDPQWRGLGHLRRFGTRAATDNASVSVVYLGGRHLAATETPWWTVYDPETLRTRGGRQFDDEVGRAGPLAHVHYDPFREEIVGVATRLGLHSEYVVYRVPDGKERREVVARVPIRHPGYLHSFALTPNYVALLVPPFRTTPLALLRDRPFVESYRWRPELGTRILVVDRERGELVAYARTAPSFVFHHVNAFERAGALHLDVAAFEDASVVDAFSLDGFDSPDFSPPGAELRRLQVDVETGHVVTRTLHPGHVEFPTIHYARCNTQPYRYVYGVGTEERSPDGYVDRLVKVDLGERRGRFQAWETWTEPNVYPGEPLFVPRVSLQRSEDSEEAVTEDDGVLLSVVLDADAERSFLLILDAATMSERARAVFSEPIPFDFHGQFYRSGERPTRSMA; translated from the coding sequence ATGAGCGGCGACCACCGACTCGGCCTGCGACCGACGACGACCGAGTACACCGACGAACCGCTACGGGTCGACGGCGAGATCCCCTCGTGGCTCGACGGAACGCTCGTCCGCAACGGCCCGGGGTCGTTTACGGTCGGCGACCGACGCGTGAATCACTGGTTCGACGGGCTGGCGATGCTCCGGCGGTTCCGGATCGAGGACGGCGAGGTCCGGTACACCAATCGGTTCCTGCGGAGTCGGCAGTTCCGCCACGTCCGCGAGCACGACAGCCTCCGCTTTCGCGAGTTCGGGACCGACCCGCAGTGGCGCGGACTCGGACACCTCCGACGGTTCGGGACTCGCGCGGCGACGGACAACGCGTCGGTCTCCGTCGTCTACCTCGGCGGTCGCCACCTCGCGGCGACTGAGACGCCGTGGTGGACCGTCTACGACCCGGAGACGCTCCGGACACGAGGGGGGAGGCAGTTCGACGACGAGGTCGGACGAGCGGGACCGCTCGCGCACGTTCACTACGACCCGTTTCGGGAGGAGATAGTGGGCGTCGCAACCCGCCTCGGCCTGCACAGCGAGTACGTCGTCTACCGCGTCCCCGACGGCAAGGAGCGACGCGAGGTGGTCGCGCGCGTCCCGATACGTCACCCCGGCTATCTCCACAGTTTCGCGCTGACGCCGAACTACGTCGCACTACTCGTCCCGCCGTTTCGGACGACTCCGCTCGCGCTGCTCCGAGACCGGCCGTTCGTCGAGAGCTACCGCTGGCGACCCGAACTCGGGACGCGTATCCTCGTCGTCGACAGAGAGCGCGGCGAACTCGTCGCCTACGCGCGGACTGCGCCGAGTTTCGTCTTCCACCACGTCAACGCCTTCGAGCGAGCCGGCGCGCTTCACCTCGACGTCGCGGCGTTCGAGGACGCGAGCGTCGTCGACGCGTTCTCTCTGGACGGGTTCGATTCTCCCGATTTTTCGCCGCCCGGCGCCGAACTCCGCCGGCTGCAGGTCGACGTCGAGACCGGCCACGTCGTCACTCGGACGCTCCATCCGGGCCACGTCGAGTTCCCGACGATTCACTACGCGCGGTGTAACACACAGCCGTACCGCTACGTCTACGGCGTCGGCACCGAGGAGCGCTCGCCGGACGGCTACGTCGACCGACTCGTGAAAGTCGACCTCGGTGAGCGACGTGGACGATTTCAGGCGTGGGAGACGTGGACCGAACCGAACGTCTATCCTGGTGAACCGCTGTTCGTTCCGCGGGTCTCATTACAGCGAAGCGAAGACAGCGAGGAGGCCGTTACCGAGGACGACGGCGTGTTGCTCTCGGTGGTGCTCGACGCCGACGCCGAGCGGTCGTTCCTCCTGATACTCGACGCGGCGACGATGTCCGAGCGGGCGCGCGCCGTGTTCTCAGAACCGATTCCCTTCGACTTCCACGGGCAGTTCTACCGGTCCGGCGAGCGACCGACACGGTCGATGGCGTGA
- a CDS encoding Gfo/Idh/MocA family protein, whose translation MSANDSLGIGFVGAGFITDTFHSETLRGIRHAHAAGVMNPTRSKAEAVAEKLEAYECGDATVHESVGDLTRDPDVDAIWVTSPNFTRLETVEEIVSTVEDGAHLDGIAIEKPLARNLTEAKRVVELVESIDVAHAYLENQVYMPGVETVKALLWDSAEATGRPYLARSAEEHAGPHSAWFWQGEKQGGGVLSDMMCHSHKVNKHLLESTMGDDLTPLAVTCDLSTLKWTREEYANRLAADFGVDFQSEPTEDYAHATVFYETDDGEVVVAESTNSWCFVGSGLRITIELLGPEYSGNVNTLESGVGIFVSSDAEDDAGYVVEKQQATQGEMAVIPDEVTTYGYLDQNRHVVSAFRAGENAREDLHDGLEVVELCMASYLAAERGERVEFADIDLEGYIPAPARGEFDPYPTESTGDRP comes from the coding sequence ATGTCAGCGAACGATTCACTCGGAATCGGGTTTGTCGGTGCCGGATTCATCACGGACACGTTCCACTCCGAGACGCTGCGCGGGATTCGCCACGCCCACGCGGCCGGCGTGATGAATCCCACCCGAAGCAAGGCCGAGGCCGTTGCAGAGAAACTCGAGGCGTACGAGTGTGGTGACGCGACAGTCCACGAGTCGGTCGGCGATCTCACCCGAGATCCGGACGTGGACGCGATCTGGGTTACCAGTCCGAACTTCACCCGCCTCGAGACGGTCGAAGAGATCGTCAGTACAGTCGAAGACGGTGCCCACCTCGATGGGATTGCCATCGAAAAACCCCTCGCACGCAATCTCACGGAGGCCAAGCGAGTCGTCGAGTTAGTCGAGTCGATCGACGTCGCCCACGCGTATCTCGAGAATCAGGTCTACATGCCCGGCGTGGAGACGGTCAAAGCGCTGCTGTGGGACAGCGCTGAGGCTACGGGTCGGCCCTACCTCGCGCGCTCGGCTGAGGAGCATGCGGGACCGCACTCGGCGTGGTTTTGGCAAGGGGAGAAACAAGGTGGGGGCGTTCTGAGCGACATGATGTGCCACTCCCACAAGGTCAATAAACACCTGCTCGAATCGACGATGGGTGACGATTTGACGCCGCTCGCGGTCACCTGTGACCTCTCGACGCTGAAATGGACGCGTGAGGAGTACGCGAACCGACTCGCGGCGGATTTCGGCGTCGATTTCCAGTCGGAGCCGACCGAGGACTACGCCCACGCGACGGTGTTCTACGAAACCGACGACGGGGAAGTCGTCGTCGCGGAGTCCACGAACTCGTGGTGTTTCGTCGGTTCCGGACTCCGAATAACCATCGAACTTCTCGGCCCGGAGTACTCGGGGAACGTCAACACGCTCGAATCCGGCGTCGGTATCTTCGTCTCGTCCGATGCGGAGGACGACGCGGGCTACGTGGTCGAGAAACAGCAGGCGACTCAAGGGGAGATGGCCGTCATCCCCGACGAGGTGACGACGTACGGATATTTAGACCAGAACCGCCACGTCGTTTCCGCGTTCCGTGCGGGCGAGAACGCACGCGAGGATCTCCACGACGGACTGGAGGTCGTCGAACTCTGTATGGCCTCGTACCTCGCTGCCGAACGCGGAGAACGTGTCGAGTTCGCCGATATCGATTTAGAGGGGTATATTCCCGCGCCCGCCCGCGGAGAATTCGATCCGTACCCGACCGAATCGACGGGTGACCGACCGTAG